A single region of the Pseudomonas granadensis genome encodes:
- a CDS encoding TerB family tellurite resistance protein, with translation MLWPGTLIGAGVGFAIASIPGAMLGALLGQALDRRLNLQSWGHLREKLGGRPMLRNDELLFVLLGRLAKSDGRVTDGHIQQARNEMRALEMSEPATRRAIAAFNRGKSGSDNLRGYLRRLSAQPHATEGVLRACWRMVWADGRAGVSERELLAQWGKWLGWTPQQVQALASDYEPGKRPIVSAAVSYQEAMKLLGVSASSEPAQIKRAYRRLLSRHHPDKIAGSGASAAQVREATERTRELHNAYTLIRERRDFR, from the coding sequence ATGTTGTGGCCAGGGACTCTGATTGGAGCCGGAGTGGGTTTTGCAATCGCCAGCATTCCGGGGGCCATGCTTGGGGCATTGTTGGGACAGGCGCTGGACCGGCGCCTGAATCTGCAGAGCTGGGGGCATTTGCGGGAAAAGCTCGGCGGCCGGCCGATGTTGCGCAACGACGAGCTGTTGTTCGTGCTGCTCGGGCGGTTGGCCAAGAGCGACGGTCGAGTGACGGACGGGCATATTCAGCAGGCGCGTAATGAAATGCGCGCGCTGGAAATGAGCGAGCCGGCCACGCGTCGAGCCATTGCTGCGTTCAACCGTGGCAAGTCGGGCAGCGACAATCTGCGCGGTTATCTGCGCCGTCTGAGCGCCCAGCCGCATGCCACCGAGGGCGTGTTGCGCGCCTGCTGGCGGATGGTCTGGGCTGATGGTCGCGCTGGCGTCAGTGAGCGTGAACTGCTGGCACAGTGGGGCAAGTGGCTGGGCTGGACGCCGCAGCAGGTACAGGCGCTGGCCAGTGATTACGAGCCGGGCAAGCGGCCGATCGTCAGTGCAGCGGTGAGTTATCAGGAAGCGATGAAGCTGCTCGGCGTCTCGGCGAGCAGCGAGCCGGCGCAGATCAAGCGCGCTTACAGGCGCCTGCTCAGTCGCCATCATCCGGACAAGATCGCCGGCAGCGGGGCGTCAGCGGCGCAGGTGCGCGAGGCGACCGAGCGTACTCGCGAATTGCACAATGCCTACACGTTGATTCGCGAGCGA
- the murU gene encoding N-acetylmuramate alpha-1-phosphate uridylyltransferase MurU: MKAMILAAGKGERMRPLTLTTPKPLVRAGGVPLIEYHLRALAAAGFNQIVINHAWLGQQIEDHLGDGSRFGLSIQYSPEGEPLETGGGIFRALPLLGDDAFLVVNGDIWTDYDFSVLHQPIAGLAHLVLADNPAHHPNGDFSLVDGKVQDGQPDMPTLTYSGIAVLHPQLFDGCSDGAFKLAPLLRKAMAAGEVSGERLKGHWVDVGTHERLAEAETLIEASR, from the coding sequence ATGAAGGCAATGATTCTGGCGGCAGGCAAAGGCGAGCGCATGCGTCCGTTGACCTTGACAACGCCAAAACCGCTGGTACGTGCCGGCGGCGTGCCGTTGATCGAATATCACCTGCGCGCCCTCGCCGCGGCTGGCTTCAACCAGATTGTGATCAACCACGCCTGGCTCGGACAGCAGATCGAAGACCACTTGGGGGACGGCTCGCGGTTCGGCCTGAGCATCCAGTACTCGCCGGAAGGCGAGCCACTGGAAACCGGCGGCGGGATTTTCCGTGCTTTGCCGTTGCTGGGTGACGATGCGTTTCTGGTGGTCAACGGCGACATCTGGACCGACTACGACTTCAGCGTCCTGCATCAACCGATCGCCGGACTGGCGCATCTGGTGCTGGCGGACAATCCGGCGCATCACCCCAACGGTGATTTTTCCCTGGTCGACGGCAAGGTGCAGGACGGCCAGCCGGATATGCCGACGCTGACTTACAGCGGCATCGCCGTACTCCATCCGCAACTGTTCGACGGCTGTAGCGACGGCGCCTTCAAGCTTGCGCCGCTACTGCGCAAAGCCATGGCGGCCGGCGAGGTCAGCGGCGAGCGTTTGAAAGGGCACTGGGTGGATGTCGGTACACACGAGCGTCTGGCCGAAGCTGAAACCTTGATAGAAGCGAGTCGCTGA
- a CDS encoding aminoglycoside phosphotransferase family protein, whose product MPDQDVRLQHLKVWLDEQLANLFVQQGWGTVPPATLTAASSDASFRRYFRWEGEGRSFVVMDAPPPQENCKPFVDIAFLLAKSAINVPKIYAEDLERGFLLLNDLGNQTYLDVINGENADALFDDALQALLAFQQLPMVAPLPSYDVALLRRELELFPEWYVKRELGVEFDAAQQQQWQYISDLLIDSALAQPTVLVHRDYMPRNLMLSEPNPGVLDFQDAVYGPVTYDVTCLFKDAFLSWPEERVHEWLKKYWQQAQALNIPVQADFADFLRASDLMGVQRHLKVIGIFARICHRDGKPRYLADVPRFFSYIEAVIARRPELAELQALFSSLRAGATA is encoded by the coding sequence ATGCCTGACCAAGATGTACGCTTGCAACACCTGAAAGTTTGGCTCGATGAGCAGTTGGCGAATCTGTTTGTACAACAAGGCTGGGGCACCGTGCCCCCGGCCACGTTGACCGCGGCCAGCAGCGACGCGAGTTTCCGCCGTTACTTCCGCTGGGAAGGCGAGGGTCGCAGCTTCGTCGTGATGGACGCGCCGCCGCCTCAGGAAAACTGCAAACCGTTCGTGGATATCGCCTTTTTGCTGGCGAAATCCGCAATCAACGTGCCGAAAATTTATGCCGAAGACCTCGAGCGCGGCTTTCTTTTGCTCAATGACCTGGGCAACCAGACCTATCTCGACGTGATCAATGGCGAAAATGCCGACGCTTTGTTCGACGATGCGCTGCAAGCCTTGCTGGCCTTTCAGCAATTGCCGATGGTTGCGCCGCTGCCCAGCTACGACGTGGCGTTGCTGCGCCGTGAGCTGGAATTGTTTCCCGAGTGGTATGTGAAGCGCGAACTGGGTGTCGAGTTCGATGCGGCTCAACAACAGCAATGGCAGTACATCAGCGATCTGCTGATCGACAGCGCCCTGGCCCAGCCGACGGTGCTGGTACACCGCGACTACATGCCGCGCAACTTGATGCTCAGCGAGCCCAACCCCGGTGTGCTGGATTTCCAGGATGCGGTCTACGGCCCGGTGACCTATGACGTTACTTGCCTGTTCAAGGACGCCTTCCTCAGCTGGCCTGAAGAACGCGTGCACGAATGGCTGAAAAAATACTGGCAGCAAGCCCAGGCGCTGAATATCCCGGTGCAGGCTGATTTTGCCGATTTCCTGCGCGCCAGCGACCTGATGGGCGTGCAGCGCCATCTGAAAGTCATCGGCATTTTCGCGCGCATCTGCCACCGCGACGGCAAGCCACGCTATCTGGCGGACGTGCCGCGCTTCTTCTCTTATATAGAAGCGGTGATTGCCCGTCGTCCTGAACTGGCGGAGCTGCAAGCGCTGTTCAGCAGCTTGCGTGCTGGAGCGACGGCATGA